From the genome of Culicoidibacter larvae, one region includes:
- a CDS encoding phosphatase PAP2 family protein: protein MFNFIDGLDQAFMLWLHQFGGNIVLDYLAMMMAFLGDKGLIWLLPAIIMLFFKKYRHIGILIIISMAITALEVELLKNIVARPRPYVTLGFDDMLVNENPFKSFPSGHASSAFAAAIIYAKFFKKYRWGFIGFAILMLVSRLYLFVHYPSDVLVGTAIGIINALLVYTIYQHRAKIKQIIFREDLKNTEV from the coding sequence ATGTTTAATTTTATTGATGGCTTAGATCAAGCATTCATGCTTTGGTTGCATCAATTTGGTGGTAACATTGTCTTGGATTACTTGGCAATGATGATGGCATTTCTTGGTGACAAGGGGCTTATCTGGTTGTTACCGGCAATTATTATGTTATTTTTTAAAAAATATCGTCATATTGGAATCTTGATTATTATCAGTATGGCAATAACCGCTTTAGAAGTTGAACTGTTGAAAAATATTGTGGCACGACCAAGACCGTATGTTACATTGGGATTTGATGATATGCTGGTAAATGAAAATCCCTTTAAATCATTTCCATCAGGTCATGCCTCATCGGCTTTTGCAGCAGCAATTATCTATGCGAAGTTCTTCAAAAAATATCGCTGGGGATTTATTGGATTTGCCATCTTAATGCTGGTTTCAAGGCTGTACCTTTTCGTTCATTATCCGAGCGATGTACTGGTTGGCACTGCAATCGGAATAATAAATGCTTTGCTGGTGTATACAATATATCAGCACCGGGCTAAGATAAAGCAGATTATTTTTAGAGAAGATTTGAAAAACACGGAAGTTTAG
- the rlmH gene encoding 23S rRNA (pseudouridine(1915)-N(3))-methyltransferase RlmH, giving the protein MQIQIIAVGKLKEKYLQMAMSEYLKRMSAYAKMQVVEIAEAKVSENGREADILAAKQKEGDMILAKINNDVHVIALAIEGKQCSSEAFAASLDQLATYGKSKVAFIIGGSHGLADTVYQRANQLLSFSEMTFPHQLMRVFLIEQIYRGFKINMNEPYHK; this is encoded by the coding sequence ATGCAGATACAGATTATCGCCGTTGGCAAACTGAAAGAAAAATATTTACAGATGGCTATGAGTGAGTATCTGAAGCGTATGAGTGCATATGCAAAAATGCAGGTTGTGGAAATTGCTGAGGCAAAAGTGAGCGAGAATGGTCGGGAGGCCGACATCCTCGCCGCTAAGCAAAAAGAAGGCGACATGATTCTAGCTAAGATTAATAACGATGTGCATGTTATTGCCCTTGCGATTGAAGGCAAGCAATGCAGCAGCGAAGCGTTTGCAGCAAGCCTTGATCAATTAGCAACATATGGTAAAAGTAAAGTAGCTTTTATTATAGGTGGTTCGCATGGTCTCGCTGATACGGTGTATCAGCGTGCGAATCAGTTGCTTTCGTTTTCGGAAATGACTTTCCCGCATCAGCTGATGCGGGTCTTCCTCATCGAACAAATATATCGTGGTTTTAAAATTAATATGAATGAACCATATCATAAGTAA
- a CDS encoding peptidoglycan DD-metalloendopeptidase family protein gives MADNSNRSNLERIIVFAGVAVVTIVAVLLSVLVIQDTNILQAQSGAEVQVYEIYENDKKVGVVADKDAFESYVWKAHSQDISETGKLYFGEQVSIIPNYIPKSELPQDSEESYQEIMEQVTLDGTAYQVHLSNGNTFYVRSRSELLAEIDRLKDMQAVKGVDPNDLLAVDEAKSAMTLGVEYTLQEATIDINQALSGTQLTHYLLTAKTDADKLYETQAGDTVSTIAKSNDMTVDEFLELNPSISANTLITPEAEVNVTPLDQVLEFTKMEKQELVEDIPFEIEYKDDSSLATGTEIIEQEGKKGSAIVEYLVRTVNGQQVKTEQLSKVVLSEPVKQIVKRGTGSISGGTGGSTIYDGPIYTAGTGKLIWPYNGRLGFGYMEEGYGGAHWGMDILGNAGDAIVAADTGTVVESGWGGSFGYTVVIDHGQGFQTRYAHMIEMPAVSAGQAVSQGQVIGYVGSTGYSTANHLHFEVIVYGQRVNPRPYLP, from the coding sequence ATGGCAGATAATAGTAACAGAAGTAATTTAGAGAGAATTATTGTTTTTGCAGGGGTTGCGGTTGTAACTATTGTTGCGGTGCTTTTAAGTGTTTTAGTTATTCAAGACACTAATATTCTTCAAGCCCAATCAGGTGCAGAAGTTCAAGTTTACGAAATATATGAAAATGATAAAAAAGTTGGGGTTGTTGCTGATAAAGATGCTTTTGAGTCGTATGTCTGGAAAGCACATAGTCAAGATATCAGTGAAACCGGTAAACTTTATTTTGGTGAGCAGGTAAGTATTATTCCAAACTATATTCCTAAATCAGAATTACCTCAAGACAGTGAAGAAAGTTACCAGGAGATAATGGAACAGGTTACTCTAGATGGCACGGCATATCAGGTACATCTTAGTAATGGTAATACTTTTTATGTGCGCAGCAGAAGTGAGTTATTGGCAGAGATTGATCGCTTGAAAGATATGCAGGCGGTTAAGGGTGTTGACCCAAATGACCTTTTAGCTGTTGATGAAGCCAAAAGCGCAATGACATTAGGGGTAGAATACACATTGCAAGAGGCAACAATTGATATTAATCAAGCGTTGAGCGGGACGCAGTTAACGCATTATTTGCTGACGGCAAAAACGGATGCAGATAAATTGTATGAAACGCAAGCAGGTGATACGGTTTCAACAATTGCTAAGAGTAATGATATGACAGTAGATGAATTTTTGGAACTGAATCCAAGTATCTCTGCAAATACATTAATTACCCCAGAAGCAGAAGTGAATGTCACACCGCTTGACCAAGTGCTTGAGTTTACCAAAATGGAAAAACAAGAGTTAGTTGAAGATATTCCATTTGAAATAGAATATAAAGATGATAGCTCATTAGCAACCGGTACTGAGATCATTGAGCAAGAGGGTAAAAAAGGTTCAGCAATTGTTGAATATTTGGTACGGACAGTTAACGGACAACAAGTAAAAACAGAACAACTTTCTAAGGTTGTTTTAAGTGAACCAGTGAAACAAATTGTTAAACGCGGAACAGGTAGTATTTCAGGCGGAACCGGTGGTTCAACAATATATGATGGACCAATTTATACGGCTGGAACCGGTAAACTGATTTGGCCATATAATGGACGACTTGGATTTGGTTATATGGAAGAAGGTTACGGTGGCGCTCACTGGGGTATGGATATCCTTGGGAATGCCGGAGATGCAATTGTTGCGGCAGACACTGGAACAGTTGTTGAATCAGGTTGGGGTGGATCATTTGGTTATACGGTAGTAATTGACCATGGACAAGGGTTCCAGACCCGATATGCCCATATGATTGAGATGCCGGCGGTGTCTGCCGGTCAGGCAGTAAGCCAAGGTCAAGTTATTGGCTATGTCGGCAGTACCGGTTATAGTACCGCGAACCACCTTCATTTTGAAGTTATTGTTTATGGTCAGCGGGTGAATCCTCGTCCATACTTGCCATAA
- a CDS encoding peptidoglycan DD-metalloendopeptidase family protein translates to MHTGNKIRLVLKSIALAFVCIAAVMVIYIFQHQVLAYDSGVNKPSSQVVSQIYVDNTYVGSVRNVDEFKTYLATIHLGATTNNGGKIYLPDNVNIIKDFDDELGADTMERYEELAEVVPVEADAIKVTIEGGNELIVSDRSVFNEAVAELKEDYRIANNISETEAGLIDPVLVEQNIGFSKVVANTNDILSKEDCLKVIIANVDQESTYHPNPNETISQVADSNNMDVNQLLILNPDITEQTLMTPSLDVTVAPIEPKITFSMLQIIQKEMDIPYEIEYIDDDSSYQGEDTVVQAGVPGRELAQFLVQNKNGEQIIRFKQESTILSTPTKAIILRGTMEKPDRGTGNFIWPNGSRRVSTEFGDDDLFGSYRWHGAMDINDYSGSPIWASDNGVVVEAGYNGSYGYTVVIDHNNGFQTRYAHMLADSITVHVGEIVTQGTTIGQMGSTGLSTGTHLHFEIILNGTKVNPRNYLPAE, encoded by the coding sequence ATGCACACTGGCAATAAAATAAGATTAGTTTTGAAGTCTATAGCATTAGCTTTCGTTTGTATAGCTGCTGTTATGGTTATATATATTTTTCAACATCAGGTTCTAGCATATGATTCGGGGGTTAATAAGCCATCGTCACAAGTGGTTAGTCAAATATACGTAGACAATACTTACGTGGGAAGTGTTCGTAATGTGGATGAGTTTAAGACATATCTGGCAACGATTCATTTAGGGGCAACTACTAATAATGGTGGTAAGATTTATCTTCCGGATAATGTGAATATTATTAAGGATTTTGATGATGAATTAGGTGCTGATACCATGGAACGTTATGAAGAGCTTGCAGAAGTTGTTCCGGTAGAGGCTGATGCGATAAAGGTGACAATTGAAGGTGGTAATGAGTTGATTGTCAGTGATCGTTCAGTTTTCAACGAAGCGGTTGCAGAGTTAAAGGAAGATTACCGAATTGCTAATAACATTAGTGAGACTGAGGCCGGCTTAATAGATCCGGTTTTAGTTGAACAGAATATTGGTTTTAGTAAAGTAGTTGCTAACACAAATGATATTCTTTCAAAAGAGGATTGTTTGAAGGTTATTATTGCTAATGTTGATCAGGAATCAACATATCATCCTAATCCTAATGAGACGATTAGTCAGGTTGCTGATAGCAATAATATGGATGTTAATCAGTTGCTTATTTTAAATCCAGATATTACTGAACAGACGTTAATGACACCTAGTCTGGATGTCACGGTTGCACCGATTGAACCTAAGATTACTTTTTCAATGTTACAGATTATTCAAAAAGAAATGGATATTCCTTATGAAATTGAGTACATTGATGATGATAGTAGTTATCAGGGTGAAGATACAGTCGTGCAGGCCGGAGTGCCGGGACGGGAACTTGCTCAATTTTTAGTACAAAACAAAAATGGAGAACAGATTATTCGTTTTAAGCAGGAGTCAACGATTTTATCAACACCAACAAAAGCTATTATCTTGCGCGGAACGATGGAGAAACCGGATCGCGGAACCGGTAATTTTATTTGGCCTAACGGCAGCCGCCGGGTTTCAACAGAATTTGGTGATGATGATTTGTTTGGTTCTTATCGTTGGCATGGTGCGATGGATATTAATGATTATTCCGGATCACCAATATGGGCTTCAGATAATGGCGTAGTTGTTGAGGCTGGATACAACGGGTCATATGGTTATACAGTTGTTATTGATCATAATAATGGTTTCCAAACCCGATATGCACATATGCTTGCTGATAGTATTACGGTGCATGTTGGTGAGATTGTTACCCAAGGAACAACAATTGGGCAAATGGGCTCAACCGGACTTTCAACCGGAACACATTTGCATTTTGAGATAATATTAAATGGAACGAAAGTAAATCCGCGCAATTATTTGCCGGCGGAATAG
- the gltX gene encoding glutamate--tRNA ligase → MMKRVRVRYAPSPTGNLHIGNARTALYVYLFARHFDGDMVLRIEDTDIARNVEGGEESQAEFLHWLGIEWNEGPDVGGNYGPYRQLERLDIYTKHTEQLIADGHAYKCFCTEEELAAERERQMQAGYPSTRYSGHCRNLTAEQIAEYEAEGRAYSVRFKVPTDVEYSWNDMVRGTIKMESKDIGDWVIVKQNGIPTYNYACVIDDSLMEISHVLRGEEHISNTPRQLMVYQAFGFEEPTFGHMSVIVNENRKKLSKRDEAVIQFIEQYRDLGYLPEAMFNFITLLGWSPGGEEEIFTKEQFIEIFDPARLTSSPAMFDRDKLAWINNRYVKAAPLETIVALAQPHLAKAYDLGKHNQAWIEALIALYHDQMSYGAEIVPLSSLFFKDKIELGNEEKEFLAQEGIDATLALFAEKLAALPEFTFAEIKAAMQATGKELGVKGKFLFMPIRIATTGQMHGPELPQTLELLGREQVIARLNDAI, encoded by the coding sequence TTGATGAAACGAGTTCGAGTTCGTTACGCGCCGAGTCCAACCGGGAATTTACATATCGGAAATGCGCGTACCGCTTTGTATGTGTATTTATTTGCTCGTCATTTTGATGGCGACATGGTTTTGCGGATTGAAGATACTGATATTGCCCGTAATGTTGAGGGCGGTGAGGAGAGCCAGGCAGAGTTTTTGCATTGGTTAGGCATTGAATGGAATGAGGGGCCGGATGTTGGTGGCAACTATGGACCGTACCGCCAATTGGAGCGTCTTGATATTTATACTAAACATACTGAGCAATTGATTGCTGATGGTCATGCTTACAAGTGTTTTTGTACCGAAGAGGAGCTTGCGGCTGAGCGTGAGCGGCAGATGCAAGCGGGCTATCCGTCGACTCGTTATAGTGGCCATTGCCGGAATTTGACGGCGGAGCAAATTGCTGAATACGAAGCCGAGGGGCGTGCGTATTCAGTGCGCTTTAAAGTGCCAACAGATGTTGAATATAGCTGGAATGATATGGTGCGTGGCACAATAAAAATGGAGTCAAAGGATATTGGCGACTGGGTTATTGTTAAGCAAAATGGTATTCCGACTTATAATTATGCTTGTGTTATTGATGATTCGTTAATGGAAATCAGTCATGTGCTTCGTGGTGAAGAACATATTTCAAACACACCGCGACAATTAATGGTGTATCAAGCATTTGGTTTTGAAGAACCAACTTTTGGTCATATGTCGGTAATTGTTAATGAGAATCGTAAGAAGTTATCAAAACGTGATGAAGCAGTTATTCAGTTTATTGAGCAATATCGTGATTTAGGTTATCTGCCTGAAGCGATGTTTAACTTCATTACTTTGCTCGGTTGGTCGCCAGGCGGGGAAGAAGAGATTTTCACCAAAGAACAGTTCATTGAAATATTTGATCCGGCTCGCCTTACCAGCTCGCCGGCCATGTTTGATCGCGACAAATTAGCATGGATTAATAATCGTTATGTAAAAGCAGCTCCTTTGGAAACAATTGTAGCGCTTGCGCAACCGCATTTAGCGAAAGCATATGATTTAGGCAAACATAACCAAGCTTGGATTGAAGCATTAATCGCTTTATATCATGACCAAATGTCTTATGGTGCTGAGATTGTGCCACTTTCAAGTTTATTCTTTAAAGATAAGATTGAACTTGGCAATGAAGAAAAAGAATTTTTAGCACAAGAAGGTATTGATGCAACTTTAGCATTATTCGCGGAGAAGTTGGCAGCTTTACCGGAATTTACTTTTGCTGAGATAAAAGCGGCAATGCAAGCTACCGGCAAAGAACTTGGTGTTAAAGGGAAATTCCTGTTTATGCCAATTCGTATTGCGACAACCGGACAAATGCATGGTCCTGAGTTACCGCAAACTCTTGAATTGCTTGGACGCGAGCAAGTTATTGCGCGGCTAAATGATGCAATCTAA
- a CDS encoding peptidoglycan DD-metalloendopeptidase family protein has protein sequence MILKEEHKQKTEFAIVIAAIAIVVALGILFSVLVLQNTTLLHAQSGSEVKVYEIYENGKKVGTVSDKENFTAYVWKEQSKNINETGKLYFGDSVQIMTNYVPVSALPEDNDRLYKEIMDQLTIEGTAYQVHLSNGNTFHVRSRQELLDEIERLKDMHAVKDVDQNDALAVAEAKSKMTLGVEYTLKETTINIEESLSGSDLTHYLLTSKPVADSTYDTKAGDTLATIAGKNEMSVVELLELNPGLNENTLVTPELEVNVTSLNQVLEFTKMETKTYTEEIPYEIEYKDDATMSSGEEKVEQQGQNGSAIVEYLVRTVNGEEVKTEQLSKVVVTEPVKEVRLRGTGSSASLNPGSPNLDPGNGRFIWPAAGIVTYEFMDPAYGGPHYGIDIDGETGDPIWAGDSGSVVQAGWNGAFGYSVMIDHGDGIQTRYAHLSAIYVNVGQSVSRGETIGAMGDTGLSFGSHLHFEVHIYGERVNPRPYLP, from the coding sequence ATGATACTTAAAGAAGAACATAAACAGAAAACGGAATTTGCAATAGTTATTGCTGCAATAGCTATTGTTGTCGCTCTGGGAATTCTTTTTAGTGTGCTTGTATTGCAAAACACGACTCTTTTACATGCTCAATCAGGCAGTGAAGTAAAGGTTTACGAAATTTATGAAAACGGTAAAAAAGTCGGTACGGTGAGTGATAAAGAAAATTTCACAGCATATGTTTGGAAAGAACAGAGCAAGAATATTAATGAAACTGGAAAATTGTATTTCGGTGATTCGGTGCAGATTATGACTAATTATGTGCCGGTTTCAGCGTTGCCTGAAGATAACGATAGGTTGTATAAAGAAATTATGGATCAGCTCACAATCGAAGGTACGGCATACCAAGTTCATTTAAGTAATGGTAATACTTTCCATGTGCGTAGTCGTCAAGAGTTGCTTGATGAGATTGAGCGTCTCAAGGATATGCATGCGGTAAAAGATGTTGATCAAAATGATGCTTTAGCAGTTGCTGAGGCAAAAAGTAAGATGACTTTAGGTGTTGAGTACACGCTTAAAGAAACAACAATAAACATTGAAGAGTCTTTAAGCGGCAGTGATCTGACTCATTATTTACTTACATCAAAGCCAGTAGCTGATAGTACTTATGATACTAAGGCTGGGGATACTTTAGCAACAATTGCCGGTAAAAATGAAATGTCGGTTGTCGAGTTGTTAGAGTTGAATCCGGGATTAAACGAAAATACTTTAGTAACTCCTGAATTAGAAGTAAATGTTACTTCTTTGAATCAGGTGCTTGAGTTTACTAAAATGGAAACCAAAACTTATACCGAAGAGATTCCTTATGAAATTGAGTATAAAGATGACGCTACAATGAGTAGCGGTGAAGAGAAAGTTGAACAGCAAGGACAGAATGGTTCGGCAATTGTTGAATACTTGGTTCGTACGGTAAATGGTGAAGAAGTTAAGACTGAGCAACTTTCAAAAGTTGTGGTAACTGAACCGGTCAAGGAAGTTCGATTGCGTGGAACCGGAAGCAGTGCTTCATTAAATCCGGGAAGTCCGAACTTAGATCCTGGAAATGGTCGCTTTATTTGGCCGGCAGCTGGGATAGTGACTTATGAGTTTATGGATCCGGCATATGGTGGACCGCATTATGGTATTGATATTGATGGTGAAACCGGTGATCCGATTTGGGCTGGTGATAGTGGTTCGGTTGTACAAGCTGGCTGGAATGGTGCTTTCGGATACTCGGTGATGATTGATCATGGTGATGGAATTCAAACTCGCTATGCGCATTTAAGTGCTATCTATGTTAATGTTGGTCAGTCAGTGAGCAGGGGAGAAACAATTGGTGCAATGGGCGATACAGGGTTAAGTTTTGGTTCGCATTTACACTTTGAAGTGCATATTTATGGTGAGCGGGTGAATCCACGACCATATTTACCATAA
- a CDS encoding S1C family serine protease, producing MSEHLHNHDELDTNPETEEQTIEKNGTVSDVTTDVPVSDTVIDVTPSRVVVNNEVPVADTNNSGASNPGVVGEAHSATQAEPSIEELLAGKKSSSGNNGNGGGNVPPQPPHQAPKKSGNGKSFLFGLLGGLSGALVIVLCAALIFGTLGFMNAGSGTPTNGNGVSISGKVEIETDLTAAVEKVQSAVVQVVTYDAATSNTMFGGNSSSGELEESGSGSGVVYKSEGNDAYVVTNNHVVDGAKKVKVVFAGGAESEATVVGTDSVQDLAVLKIDNEHVTTVATFGDSEALKLGEPVAAIGSPLGSEYFGTVTQGIISGKERTLETDNAEITVLQTDAAINPGNSGGALINMAGQVIGINSAKISTEYAEGMAFSIPSNTVVDAISVLETGQTIERPYLGIQGIAIEDLSASQRQQLNIPDSVTSGIYIAEVNSGSAAASAGVQKGDIITSIDGKDVGTVTQLKTVLNTKKKGDKVTVEYFRNGNKQSTEVTLNQVQ from the coding sequence ATGTCTGAACATTTACATAATCATGATGAACTGGATACTAATCCGGAAACTGAGGAACAAACTATTGAAAAAAATGGAACAGTCAGTGATGTCACAACAGATGTTCCTGTAAGTGATACTGTTATTGATGTTACCCCAAGCCGGGTAGTGGTGAATAATGAGGTGCCGGTGGCAGATACTAACAACAGTGGGGCATCGAACCCGGGTGTGGTTGGTGAAGCACATAGTGCTACTCAAGCAGAGCCAAGTATTGAAGAGCTCTTAGCCGGCAAGAAAAGCAGTAGCGGCAATAATGGCAATGGTGGCGGAAATGTGCCGCCGCAGCCACCACATCAAGCGCCGAAGAAATCAGGAAACGGTAAGAGTTTCTTATTTGGACTATTAGGTGGATTGTCAGGAGCGTTAGTAATCGTTCTATGCGCGGCATTAATTTTTGGAACTTTAGGGTTTATGAATGCTGGTTCAGGAACACCGACGAATGGTAATGGTGTTTCGATTTCCGGAAAGGTTGAGATTGAAACTGATTTGACAGCTGCAGTTGAAAAAGTACAGTCAGCAGTTGTGCAAGTGGTTACTTACGATGCCGCAACTTCAAACACGATGTTTGGTGGTAATAGCAGTTCAGGAGAACTTGAGGAAAGCGGCAGCGGCTCAGGCGTTGTTTATAAGTCAGAAGGTAATGATGCTTATGTTGTAACGAATAATCATGTTGTTGATGGTGCTAAAAAAGTGAAAGTAGTGTTTGCAGGTGGTGCTGAATCTGAGGCAACTGTTGTTGGCACGGATTCAGTTCAGGATTTGGCTGTTCTGAAGATAGATAACGAACATGTCACAACGGTTGCAACCTTCGGAGATTCCGAAGCGCTAAAACTTGGTGAACCGGTTGCAGCAATTGGTAGCCCGCTTGGTTCAGAGTATTTTGGTACAGTGACGCAAGGGATTATTTCCGGAAAAGAACGGACTCTTGAAACTGATAATGCCGAAATTACTGTATTACAAACTGATGCAGCTATCAACCCAGGTAATAGCGGTGGGGCATTAATTAATATGGCTGGTCAAGTTATTGGTATTAACTCCGCAAAAATCAGCACTGAATATGCTGAAGGTATGGCTTTCTCGATTCCGTCTAATACGGTTGTTGATGCAATTTCAGTATTGGAAACCGGACAAACTATTGAACGTCCATATCTTGGTATCCAAGGGATTGCTATTGAAGATTTATCAGCAAGTCAACGTCAGCAATTGAATATTCCGGATAGTGTAACCAGTGGTATTTATATTGCGGAGGTTAACTCGGGATCTGCGGCAGCAAGTGCCGGGGTACAAAAAGGTGATATTATCACTTCAATTGATGGAAAAGACGTTGGTACGGTAACACAATTAAAAACGGTCTTGAATACTAAGAAAAAAGGTGATAAAGTAACTGTTGAGTATTTCCGTAATGGAAACAAACAATCAACAGAGGTCACTTTAAACCAAGTGCAGTAG
- a CDS encoding MBL fold metallo-hydrolase: protein MQFAVLFSGSSGNSSYVRVGDDVYLIDAGVSTKRLLAALAEHNIDAQQIKAVFLTHEHSDHIAGLRVLCDKYNIPLYTNEQTFNHIPVKSRPVSSQVIFMEHNFLYLDQLYIKTVPISHDAKDGLGYVFETNNKKVVYLTDTGYVSEAVKHEIAGADGYIIESNHDPELLLQSAYPWHVRQRILSDQGHLSNESCGYLLANIISTSTRFVVLAHLSENNNLAELALKTVENILVEKQVRNGLEQLCVAYQDRRTAIFTV, encoded by the coding sequence GTGCAGTTTGCAGTTTTATTTAGTGGCAGCAGCGGTAATTCAAGTTATGTTCGCGTTGGTGATGATGTTTATCTGATTGATGCCGGAGTGAGTACAAAGCGGCTTTTGGCAGCTTTAGCCGAGCATAATATTGATGCACAGCAGATTAAAGCGGTGTTTTTGACCCATGAACATAGTGATCATATTGCTGGTTTGCGAGTGCTTTGTGATAAATATAATATTCCGCTTTATACCAATGAGCAGACGTTTAACCATATTCCGGTGAAGAGCCGGCCGGTTAGCAGTCAAGTTATTTTCATGGAACACAATTTTTTGTATCTTGATCAGTTATATATTAAGACAGTTCCGATTTCACATGACGCTAAGGATGGATTAGGTTATGTGTTTGAGACTAATAATAAGAAAGTAGTTTATCTTACTGATACCGGCTATGTCAGCGAAGCTGTAAAGCATGAAATTGCCGGCGCTGATGGTTATATTATTGAATCAAATCATGACCCGGAGCTTTTATTGCAGTCAGCTTATCCATGGCATGTGCGGCAACGTATTTTGTCGGATCAGGGACATTTATCGAATGAAAGTTGCGGATACTTGTTAGCCAATATCATTTCAACTTCAACTCGTTTTGTTGTTCTCGCTCATTTGAGCGAAAACAACAATCTAGCGGAACTCGCCCTAAAAACAGTTGAAAATATTCTAGTGGAAAAGCAAGTTCGTAATGGTCTGGAGCAATTATGTGTGGCTTATCAGGATCGGCGAACTGCTATTTTTACGGTTTAA
- a CDS encoding leucyl aminopeptidase yields MFLNIYEFCAGTSEYNTIRATFSGEELCKGLQGRLEANLEDYVSKDLGAITPINTLGKLNFETLYFVGLGERKELTTAKLRTVFGELAKMMEKDFVLHAESFATETIPGTTVAQIFVESYIMARYVFKKYRADRKENAELTVRIFTADDASAAIEKGTVYGEATNHARDLSNEPSNKLIPADIATYAQQLAKDLNLECEVLANSQLKELGAGALLAVNRGSRHEARMITIKYQGLPTWENPTALVGKGITFDTGGYSLKPPTGMVGMKHDMSGAANVLGAIEAIARLGLKANVMAVIASTENMVSDYAMKVDDVITSLAGKTIEVNNTDAEGRLILADAVTYAQQQGATRIVDIATLTGACLVALGTDISGVVSNNDSFYNDFVKAAAATDEKQWRLPTDQWFVDQVRSSKVADLLNGPTRFGGASIAAAFIGEFIEVKDWIHLDIAGTGNVDKDTALCPYGATGVFVRAMAELFA; encoded by the coding sequence ATGTTTTTAAATATTTATGAATTTTGTGCCGGAACCAGTGAGTATAATACAATCCGTGCTACGTTTAGCGGTGAAGAACTTTGCAAAGGATTGCAAGGCCGTTTAGAGGCGAACTTGGAGGATTACGTAAGTAAGGATCTCGGGGCAATTACACCAATTAATACTTTAGGGAAATTGAATTTTGAGACGCTTTATTTTGTTGGTTTAGGTGAACGCAAAGAGTTGACTACAGCGAAATTACGTACTGTGTTTGGCGAATTGGCTAAGATGATGGAAAAAGATTTTGTGTTGCATGCTGAAAGTTTTGCAACAGAAACAATTCCTGGAACCACAGTAGCTCAAATTTTTGTTGAGAGCTATATTATGGCGCGTTATGTTTTCAAAAAATACCGGGCTGATCGCAAAGAAAATGCTGAACTGACCGTGCGAATTTTCACTGCTGATGATGCCAGTGCGGCAATTGAAAAGGGAACAGTATATGGTGAGGCGACAAATCACGCTCGTGATTTGTCAAATGAGCCGAGTAATAAATTGATTCCTGCTGATATTGCGACATATGCGCAACAATTAGCGAAAGATTTAAACCTCGAGTGTGAAGTATTAGCGAATTCGCAGTTGAAAGAATTAGGTGCCGGAGCCTTATTGGCAGTAAACCGTGGCAGCCGTCATGAAGCGCGAATGATTACGATTAAGTATCAAGGATTGCCAACTTGGGAAAATCCTACTGCATTAGTTGGTAAGGGTATTACTTTTGACACTGGCGGATATAGTTTGAAACCACCAACAGGTATGGTTGGTATGAAACACGATATGAGTGGTGCTGCCAATGTGCTCGGTGCAATTGAAGCAATTGCTCGTTTAGGATTGAAAGCAAATGTTATGGCAGTAATTGCATCTACTGAAAATATGGTGAGCGATTATGCTATGAAAGTTGATGATGTAATTACATCGTTGGCAGGAAAAACAATCGAAGTCAATAATACTGATGCTGAAGGACGTTTGATTTTAGCTGATGCGGTAACTTATGCACAACAACAAGGGGCAACCCGTATTGTTGATATTGCGACTCTAACCGGTGCATGTTTAGTGGCTTTGGGTACTGATATTTCCGGAGTTGTTTCAAATAATGATAGCTTCTACAATGACTTTGTAAAAGCGGCGGCAGCAACCGATGAGAAACAATGGCGTTTACCAACCGATCAATGGTTTGTTGACCAAGTGCGCTCAAGCAAGGTAGCAGATTTATTGAATGGTCCGACTCGTTTTGGCGGGGCTTCAATCGCAGCAGCATTCATTGGTGAATTTATTGAGGTGAAAGATTGGATCCATCTTGATATTGCCGGTACCGGTAATGTTGATAAGGATACTGCGCTTTGTCCGTATGGTGCAACAGGAGTATTTGTTCGCGCCATGGCAGAATTATTTGCATAA